A portion of the Glycine max cultivar Williams 82 chromosome 10, Glycine_max_v4.0, whole genome shotgun sequence genome contains these proteins:
- the LOC100799675 gene encoding U-box domain-containing protein 32 isoform X2, which yields MGSIVEDADTDTVVYVAVGKNAYKTQQLLHWTVKNFSGKEICLLHIHQPHSLNSFYRNLSGYEPKDHATKAFQEHGNQTVHKLLDQYVLTLVPAGVRAYKLLIEMDDIEKGITKAIAQHNIRWLVMGAAADRYNLGEYSKHTSDIETGPALLVLNPNTDAKQFENIKSESIPVGALKYFDSYDMKEIKSVSSHLSLNSKWPFNNVMMDRSKLADLMFHEDKTFESQCAKEIRRRKEVEEQLAREKQEVQKMKNQRDEILEELQMVQDQNSALMNQISESQCTETELEEKIISAVDLLISFREQRDRLRIEHANAVREVKVLRKIGEADTSFSYRVEFPAFSFVEINEATNDFDPSWKIGEGRYGSVYKGQLRNMHVAIKMLPSYGCQSLLEFQHQVEVLSRVRHPNLLTLMGSCAESRSLVYEYINNGSLESHLAHKEKNPLPWQIRISIATDICSALIFLHSSEPCIIHGNLKPSKVLLDANFVAKLSDLGIPSLVQRSLDSADTSTICNNPNERLAYVDPEYFVTGKLTPESDVYSFGVILLQLLTGRPLLGLVRDMKCALEKENLKAVLDSSAGEWPFFQTEQLAYLALRCCEKTWLNRPDLVSEIWSVLEPFKATCIDTPPHLISKKLRRIPSHFVCPIVQEVMEDPYIAADGFTYEEEAIRGWLNSGHDTSPMTNLKLDHTDLVPNYALHNAILEWQQQ from the exons ATGGGTAGCATCGTGGAAGACGCCGACACCGACACGGTGGTGTATGTGGCGGTCGGAAAGAACGCCTACAAGACGCAGCAACTGTTGCATTGGACGGTTAAGAATTTCTCCGGCAAAGAAATTTGCCTTCTTCATATTCACCAGCCTCACTCTCTCAATTCGTTCT ACAGAAATCTCTCTGGGTATGAACCAAAAGACCATGCAACCAAGGCTTTCCAGGAGCATGGAAATCAAACAGTGCACAAACTTCTAGACCAATACGTTCTCACTCTGGTCCCTGCAGGG GTACGAGCCTACAAATTGTTGATTGAGATGGATGATATTGAGAAAGGAATCACAAAAGCTATTGCTCAACACAATATTAGATGGCTTGTAATGGGAGCAGCAGCAGACAGATATAACTTGGG GGAATATAGTAAGCATACTTCTGACATAGAGACTGGCCCTGCATTATTGGTGCTCAATCCAAATACAGATGCCAAGCAATTTGAAAATATCAAATCAGAATCGATTCCTGTTGGTGCACTGAAATATTTCG ATTCTTATGATATGAAAGAGATCAAAAGTGTCAGTTCCCACCTTTCCTTAAATTCAAAATGGCCGTTTAATAATGTCATGATGGACAGGTCAAAGTTGGCAGATTTGATGTTTCATGAG gataaaacatttgaaaGCCAGTGTGCTAAGGAGATacgaagaagaaaagaagttgAAGAACAATTGGCAAGGGAAAAGCAAGAAGTACAGAAAATGAAGAATCAGCGAGATGAAATACTTGAAGAATTGCAAATGGTCCAAGACCAAAATTCAGCACTTATGAACCAAATTTCTGAGTCCCAGTGTACAGAAACAGAGTTGGAGGAGAAGATCATATCAGCTGTGGACCTCTTGATAAGTTTCAGGGAACAGAGAGATAGGCTTAGGATAGAGCATGCAAATGCAGTTAGGGAAGTCAAAGTGCTGAGAAAAATTGGGGAAGCAGATACTTCCTTCTCTTATCGGGTAGAATTCCCTGCATTTTCTTTTGTGGAGATAAATGAGGCAACTAATGATTTTGATCCATCTTGGAAGATTGGAGAAGGAAGGTATGGAAGTGTTTACAAGGGACAGCTTCGCAACATGCATGTTGCCATAAAAATGTTACCCTCTTATGGTTGTCAGAGTTTATTAGAGTTCCAACATCAG GTAGAGGTCTTGAGTAGGGTAAGACATCCAAACCTGTTAACACTAATGGGAAGCTGTGCAGAGTCTCGGTCACTTGTGTATGAGTACATAAACAATGGCAGCCTTGAAAGCCATCTTGCCCACAAAGAAAAGAATCCACTTCCATGGCAAATTCGAATATCCATTGCCACTGACATATGCTCTGCTCTAATCTTCCTTCACTCCAGTGAGCCTTGTATTATCCATGGGAATTTGAAACCTAGTAAGGTTCTCCTTGATGCCAACTTTGTTGCCAAACTCAGTGACTTGGGCATTCCTAGTTTAGTTCAGCGAAGTTTGGATTCAGCTGACACAAGCACAATATGTAATAACCCAAATGAACGTTTGGCATATGTGGATCCAGAGTATTTTGTCACTGGCAAGCTTACACCAGAATCGGATGTATATTCTTTTGGAGTCATATTGTTACAACTTCTAACTGGAAGACCCCTTTTGGGGCTAGTTAGAGATATGAAATGTGCATTGGAAAAGGAAAACCTTAAAGCAGTCTTGGACTCTTCAGCTGGTGAATGGCCGTTTTTTCAAACTGAACAGCTGGCATATTTAGCATTGAGGTGTTGTGAAAAGACTTGGTTGAACCGGCCAGACCTTGTGTCTGAAATCTGGAGTGTTCTTGAACCATTCAAAGCAACTTGCATTGACACGCCACCACATTTGATTTCTAAGAAGCTTCGTCGGATTCCTTCCCATTTTGTCTGCCCCATTGTCCAG GAAGTAATGGAAGATCCATACATAGCTGCAGATGGCTTTACGTACGAAGAAGAGGCAATAAGAGGATGGTTGAATAGTGGCCACGACACTTCCCCCATGACAAACCTCAAACTAGACCACACTGATTTGGTACCTAACTATGCTCTACATAATGCAATTCTGGAGTGGCAGCAACAGTGA
- the LOC100799675 gene encoding U-box domain-containing protein 32 isoform X1, giving the protein MGSIVEDADTDTVVYVAVGKNAYKTQQLLHWTVKNFSGKEICLLHIHQPHSLNSFSDRNLSGYEPKDHATKAFQEHGNQTVHKLLDQYVLTLVPAGVRAYKLLIEMDDIEKGITKAIAQHNIRWLVMGAAADRYNLGEYSKHTSDIETGPALLVLNPNTDAKQFENIKSESIPVGALKYFDSYDMKEIKSVSSHLSLNSKWPFNNVMMDRSKLADLMFHEDKTFESQCAKEIRRRKEVEEQLAREKQEVQKMKNQRDEILEELQMVQDQNSALMNQISESQCTETELEEKIISAVDLLISFREQRDRLRIEHANAVREVKVLRKIGEADTSFSYRVEFPAFSFVEINEATNDFDPSWKIGEGRYGSVYKGQLRNMHVAIKMLPSYGCQSLLEFQHQVEVLSRVRHPNLLTLMGSCAESRSLVYEYINNGSLESHLAHKEKNPLPWQIRISIATDICSALIFLHSSEPCIIHGNLKPSKVLLDANFVAKLSDLGIPSLVQRSLDSADTSTICNNPNERLAYVDPEYFVTGKLTPESDVYSFGVILLQLLTGRPLLGLVRDMKCALEKENLKAVLDSSAGEWPFFQTEQLAYLALRCCEKTWLNRPDLVSEIWSVLEPFKATCIDTPPHLISKKLRRIPSHFVCPIVQEVMEDPYIAADGFTYEEEAIRGWLNSGHDTSPMTNLKLDHTDLVPNYALHNAILEWQQQ; this is encoded by the exons ATGGGTAGCATCGTGGAAGACGCCGACACCGACACGGTGGTGTATGTGGCGGTCGGAAAGAACGCCTACAAGACGCAGCAACTGTTGCATTGGACGGTTAAGAATTTCTCCGGCAAAGAAATTTGCCTTCTTCATATTCACCAGCCTCACTCTCTCAATTCGTTCT CAGACAGAAATCTCTCTGGGTATGAACCAAAAGACCATGCAACCAAGGCTTTCCAGGAGCATGGAAATCAAACAGTGCACAAACTTCTAGACCAATACGTTCTCACTCTGGTCCCTGCAGGG GTACGAGCCTACAAATTGTTGATTGAGATGGATGATATTGAGAAAGGAATCACAAAAGCTATTGCTCAACACAATATTAGATGGCTTGTAATGGGAGCAGCAGCAGACAGATATAACTTGGG GGAATATAGTAAGCATACTTCTGACATAGAGACTGGCCCTGCATTATTGGTGCTCAATCCAAATACAGATGCCAAGCAATTTGAAAATATCAAATCAGAATCGATTCCTGTTGGTGCACTGAAATATTTCG ATTCTTATGATATGAAAGAGATCAAAAGTGTCAGTTCCCACCTTTCCTTAAATTCAAAATGGCCGTTTAATAATGTCATGATGGACAGGTCAAAGTTGGCAGATTTGATGTTTCATGAG gataaaacatttgaaaGCCAGTGTGCTAAGGAGATacgaagaagaaaagaagttgAAGAACAATTGGCAAGGGAAAAGCAAGAAGTACAGAAAATGAAGAATCAGCGAGATGAAATACTTGAAGAATTGCAAATGGTCCAAGACCAAAATTCAGCACTTATGAACCAAATTTCTGAGTCCCAGTGTACAGAAACAGAGTTGGAGGAGAAGATCATATCAGCTGTGGACCTCTTGATAAGTTTCAGGGAACAGAGAGATAGGCTTAGGATAGAGCATGCAAATGCAGTTAGGGAAGTCAAAGTGCTGAGAAAAATTGGGGAAGCAGATACTTCCTTCTCTTATCGGGTAGAATTCCCTGCATTTTCTTTTGTGGAGATAAATGAGGCAACTAATGATTTTGATCCATCTTGGAAGATTGGAGAAGGAAGGTATGGAAGTGTTTACAAGGGACAGCTTCGCAACATGCATGTTGCCATAAAAATGTTACCCTCTTATGGTTGTCAGAGTTTATTAGAGTTCCAACATCAG GTAGAGGTCTTGAGTAGGGTAAGACATCCAAACCTGTTAACACTAATGGGAAGCTGTGCAGAGTCTCGGTCACTTGTGTATGAGTACATAAACAATGGCAGCCTTGAAAGCCATCTTGCCCACAAAGAAAAGAATCCACTTCCATGGCAAATTCGAATATCCATTGCCACTGACATATGCTCTGCTCTAATCTTCCTTCACTCCAGTGAGCCTTGTATTATCCATGGGAATTTGAAACCTAGTAAGGTTCTCCTTGATGCCAACTTTGTTGCCAAACTCAGTGACTTGGGCATTCCTAGTTTAGTTCAGCGAAGTTTGGATTCAGCTGACACAAGCACAATATGTAATAACCCAAATGAACGTTTGGCATATGTGGATCCAGAGTATTTTGTCACTGGCAAGCTTACACCAGAATCGGATGTATATTCTTTTGGAGTCATATTGTTACAACTTCTAACTGGAAGACCCCTTTTGGGGCTAGTTAGAGATATGAAATGTGCATTGGAAAAGGAAAACCTTAAAGCAGTCTTGGACTCTTCAGCTGGTGAATGGCCGTTTTTTCAAACTGAACAGCTGGCATATTTAGCATTGAGGTGTTGTGAAAAGACTTGGTTGAACCGGCCAGACCTTGTGTCTGAAATCTGGAGTGTTCTTGAACCATTCAAAGCAACTTGCATTGACACGCCACCACATTTGATTTCTAAGAAGCTTCGTCGGATTCCTTCCCATTTTGTCTGCCCCATTGTCCAG GAAGTAATGGAAGATCCATACATAGCTGCAGATGGCTTTACGTACGAAGAAGAGGCAATAAGAGGATGGTTGAATAGTGGCCACGACACTTCCCCCATGACAAACCTCAAACTAGACCACACTGATTTGGTACCTAACTATGCTCTACATAATGCAATTCTGGAGTGGCAGCAACAGTGA